One genomic region from bacterium encodes:
- a CDS encoding DNA methyltransferase, translated as MKPISHVECCDCMEFMARYPDKHFELAIVDPPYGIGEDGKSNHSRGKLAISKQYTPKRWDSKAPNDKYFDMLFGKSKNQIIWGANHFLAKTSSCWIVWDKDNGENDFADCELAWTSFKTATRKFTFRWAGMLQQDMKNKEYRIHPTQKPVALYKWLLHNYANPGDKILDTHLGSGSSRIAAWDMGFDFYGCELDREYFDASVERFERFRAQLKLELDAV; from the coding sequence ATGAAGCCAATATCGCATGTCGAGTGCTGTGATTGCATGGAATTTATGGCGCGCTACCCGGACAAGCACTTCGAGCTGGCGATTGTTGACCCGCCGTATGGGATAGGTGAGGATGGAAAAAGTAATCACAGCAGAGGCAAATTGGCTATTTCTAAGCAATACACGCCTAAACGATGGGACAGTAAGGCACCAAATGATAAATATTTTGATATGCTTTTCGGTAAATCAAAAAATCAAATTATTTGGGGGGCAAATCATTTTTTAGCGAAAACATCAAGCTGTTGGATTGTCTGGGATAAAGATAACGGTGAAAATGATTTCGCTGATTGTGAACTTGCATGGACGAGCTTTAAAACAGCAACCAGAAAATTCACTTTTCGATGGGCTGGAATGTTACAACAGGACATGAAAAATAAAGAATATCGCATCCACCCAACCCAAAAGCCCGTTGCTCTCTATAAATGGCTGCTGCACAACTACGCAAATCCAGGCGACAAGATTCTGGATACCCACCTCGGCAGCGGCTCGTCCCGTATCGCTGCATGGGATATGGGCTTTGATTTCTACGGGTGCGAGCTTGACCGCGAATACTTTGATGCCAGCGTGGAACGATTCGAGCGGTTCCGGGCGCAGCTTAAATTAGAACTGGATGCCGTATGA